In the Diospyros lotus cultivar Yz01 chromosome 13, ASM1463336v1, whole genome shotgun sequence genome, ttcattttgtcataGAGAGCAAATCCTTCCAGAGTTCTGCCAGATCCGGTTGATTGTGGTTGCCGTTCGCCGGAGTTAGACCGTTGTAACCTGCGTTGACAGTCGCCGTAGCCTGCCAGTGACTGGAGCAGGGCGCATCTGTCTTCAGGTCAACACTCCCGTGCGTGCCTTGATCGTCCTAGCCTCCTGTCGTGTGTCTTTCTCTGCCATTGCAGAGAACTGGGTTTGCGTTTCTGATACACCTTTGCTTATTGTTGTTGCTTTGGGAACATGTTGCTGTGGGTCTCTTAAGTTCTCTGTTTAATTCAATTTGGGagaacttataaatatatatcctGTTGTTGCTGGTGGGTTTGGGGAGTTTGATAGCGCTTCAATATAATTGTGATTTTCCTTGTTGCTGTTGTGTCAATAACCTGCATATTTTGCTTTGTTGTTCCAATAATCTGAAGACAGAGTTTACTCTAGTGACTATTGGGTTTAACAATACACACCATTATGGCTGCCCCTAACCCCAAGGTCTCTACAACTGCTGCATCAGCCTCTGCTGCCGCTGGTATCCCAGCTGTCACCATTGGATCGACTGTCCCAAAGGCAACGCCACATGTCGAGAAGCCCCAGCAATTTAATGGAGAAGACTTTAAGAGATGGCAGCAAAAGATGGTCTTCTATTTGACCACCTTGAATCTGGCCCATATCCTTAAGGAAGATTGTCCAGTCACTCCTGAGGGAGAAGAGTCGGTGGAAACACAGGCCGCCAAGAAGGCATGGCAACACTCGGATTTCCTCTGTCGGAACTACATACTGAGTGGGCTGGTTGATTCTCTTTATAACGTCTACTGCACGGCGTACCCAACGTCCAAGCAGCTTTGGGAGGCATTGGACAAGAAGTACAAGCTAGAAGACGCGGGCACTAAGAAATTTCTGGTCGAGAAATTTCTCAACTATAAGATGGTCGACACCAAGATAGTGGTTAGCCAGTTGGAAGAGCTACAAGTACTTTTAAGTGACTTGTTGGGTGAAGGATTGGTTATAAATGAACCATTCCAAGTTGCTGTTGTAATCGAGAAGCTACCACCCTCGTGGAAAGACTTCAAGAATTACCTCAAACACAAGTGGAAAGAGTTGTCCATGGAAAATCTGGCAGTCAGACTTCGCATTGAAGAGGACAATCGGAAGGGAGATAAAGTCTCTCTCAGGATGGAAGCTAAAGCTAATGTTGTTGAAGCCtcaaagcctcaaaccaagaaATAGTAAAGCAAAAAGAAGAATGGGAACATGGGTCCCAAGAATAAGACCCTCACCAAGAGCATCTAAGGGAGCTGCTGGGTGTGCGGCAAGACGGGCCACAGGGCCATTGACTGTCGTCACAAGAAGGGACAGAGCTCTGGCAACAGCAAGAACAGTCAGGCCAACATGATGGAGGAGGATGTCGACCTGATTGCGGTTGTCACAGATATCTGTATGGTGTCAAATGCTAAGGGATGGTGGATAGACACTAGGG is a window encoding:
- the LOC127788770 gene encoding uncharacterized protein LOC127788770, which gives rise to MAAPNPKVSTTAASASAAAGIPAVTIGSTVPKATPHVEKPQQFNGEDFKRWQQKMVFYLTTLNLAHILKEDCPVTPEGEESVETQAAKKAWQHSDFLCRNYILSGLVDSLYNVYCTAYPTSKQLWEALDKKYKLEDAGTKKFLVEKFLNYKMVDTKIVVSQLEELQVLLSDLLGEGLVINEPFQVAVVIEKLPPSWKDFKNYLKHKWKELSMENLAVRLRIEEDNRKGDKVSLRMEAKANVVEASKPQTKK